Part of the Prionailurus bengalensis isolate Pbe53 chromosome B3, Fcat_Pben_1.1_paternal_pri, whole genome shotgun sequence genome is shown below.
TGGGTCATCGTCCTCCACTGCTTTCCAATGGACTTCCAGTGGTAAAGCATCATAGCTGTCACTTTCTATGGTCTTCACATAGAAACTTAGTTGAGCTTACGCATTTAAAACGTAAACTGACCTGGTGCAAATTAGTACAGATTCCTGCTCAGGCCATGGCATTTAGCACAAGACAGATCTACATGTCTTCATAGCTTTAGACTCTTTCAGCAgatattcataaaattataatgttaCAAGAGATTGTATCCACTGACCTCAGACATCATCTAGTTCAGCCttctccattttgcaaatgagaaaagtaaaaccCAGAGGACTTAAACACCTTGTCCAAGATCACGTGGCTAATTTAAGTAAGTACTCAGGTATCTTCAACCAGTCCAGTGATATTTACAAACTGACATTCTAATTAATTGTCCCAAATGGATCTCACACATTTTCCAAGGTCAAATTCACTATCCATGGATTGGCAAATGAATCTGCAAATGGGCAGATTCCTGGACTTGAGACAAAAGCACGTTCATCCCAAAGAGCGTTCAGTGTCCATAATCCTGACATGTTTACATTTCTGCCTCTCACCCATGGACCACATCCCCTTCAGCTGAATGTTCATATTCTGTCAGTGAGATACTGACATAGTACCCAAGAAAAACATAGTACCCAAGAACTTGATTATAAACTAGTCAAGCATGTCCTTGGGTCATGTCACTGGCTATTGGACACATAAGTAAGGGCATGCAGCAGGAACAAAGGTCTTCACTTCCTATCTGCTATTCGGGGCCAGGGTGAAAACATTGCAGAGATGCCACTTGGTGGACCTCCAGGTGGGTCTGAGACATccccaaatattttatctttggtAAGGGTCACCATTCCTTACCTTCAAAGTTGGTATACCCAGGGCTGGGTTTTCATGGTCAACTAGAGCCCCCAGAGCAATGTTTCTCAGACTTTGCTAGAAATGTGCTAGAAATGACAGAGGAGAATTAATTAAAACACCTTAAGTCGTGCCTAGCAACAAGAGCCTTCTCTGAAGCCTCCTTTTTTCACTTAACTAATATTCATAGAATAGACATATGCATAAATGTCTTATATGTTATCTTAAAATTTCATTGTGGGTAATAGATCAATgctaatttcctggttttgatggCTGTGCTGTGTTTATGTGGGCCAGGGTATTTGTAACTGAGAAATACTCTCATATGAAGGGGTAATGGAGCATCATGTCTGTAACCTATTCTCAATAGTTCAGGATTGTCAATAATTGGGGGATATGGTTGGAGCGTATAGGGAAGTTCTGTGTACTCTTTCTGAAACTTacatataaatttgaaattatttcaaagcaaaaacattttaaattgaaaaaaatcggTAATTTGAATTTTTCAACATACTCTatcatacagttttattttatgtaaaaatagtactttaaattacttcctctccccccaaaataatttcagGAAAATTGGGAAAGAATACATTTATGTTGTGTCTTTGTATACCTGGTATACATCTGCATTCAGTCAAGGGTAGGAGTACACTGGCCTTAATGGGATTTTCCTTAACTTGCTCTCAATGGGCCTTAGTCTCTGACCAGTATTTCTTTTCAAGAACTAGATGAGGAAGATAAGATAGTTATGGGGCAAGGGCAGTAGGAAGGTCCTTCAcgtgtgaaagaaagaaagaaagaaagaaagaaagaaagaaagaaagaggaaggaaggaaggaaggaaggaaggaaggaaggaaggaaagaaggaaggaaaaggaaggaaggaaaagagaaagaaagagaaaaagaaaacagacatagaGCATTTGGAACAGTGACTGGAACATAGAAacccctcaataaatattagctatgatCATTTTTATCACTGTTGTTTTTGTCATCCCTGGGAGGTCCAAATGCTGCACACAGGCTCGTAGTAAGTCAAAGGCCacaaaaagtggggtgcctgggtggctcagctggttaagtgtccaactttggctcaggtcatcatctcgcagccATGATCTCGGGGCTGAGTTCGGGCCcccatcgggctttgtgctgacagctcagagcctggagcctgcttcggatgctgtgtctccctctctctctgccttcccctgctcatgcactgtctctctctgtctctcaaaaataaaaactaaaaaaaaaaatgcattacatttaaaaaaaaaaaagtgggggacgcctgggtggctcagtcagttaagcgtccgacttcagctcaggtcacgatctcacggtccgtgagttcgagccccgcgttgggctctgggctaatggctcagagcctggagcctgcttccgattctgtgtctccctctctctctgaccctccgccgttcatgcccccattctctgtctcaaaaataaaataaacgttaaaaaaaaaaaaaaaaaaaaaggagggaggcacctggggtggctcagtcagttgagcatccaacatccacttaggtcatgaactcgcggttcgtgggatggagccctgagtcgcgctctgtgctcacagcttgaagcctggagcctgctttagattctgtgtctccctctctctctgcccctccccctcttaactctgtctctctctctcaaaaataaagattaaaaaaattaataaaaaataaataaacactaaaaaacaaaaacaaaaacaaatgatgtGGATTCCGAGAGGCAGCACAGTCACTGAGTGTCCCTCTGAGCCAGCGGAGCGCTAGAGGACGTCTTCCATTTAGTTGGGAAGACTGGATACAAATCTaagaatcaaaaaacaaaacaaggtagCACACAGCTAAGTACCCAAATGAGTGATACCAGAAGTATCATTGAAGAAGGTTAGGTTCAGGAGGGATTAATTGGCCTCAGGAAAGCTCACATAGGTGATCAAGCTGAGCTCTGCGAGATGGATAATATTTGAGAAAGGGCTCtcagggaagaaacaaaaaagaacaaaacatgttCAGGAGACAAAAGGAAGACCAATCTGTTAGAATAGAAATTTGGTCACCAACCTTAACCCATTAGGTAAATTCAATAAACAGGAAGGCAGTGCAACAGAAAGAGACAATGTAACTTTGGAGCCAGACTTTACCTCATTTTCAATCCCACTTACTACATCTGCCACTTACTAAATCTGTGAccttaacctctccaagcctcagtttccttttctggaaaatgggACTATTAACATGGAACACATAATATTGCTTTGTAGATAAAATTGTATATAAAGCACAATGCTttggcacacagtaaacactttttaattttttttttaagtttatttatttattttgagagagagagggcatacgcaggggaggggcagagagagggggagagagactcccactCAAGCAGGGAGGAGAAGCCCGACCCAGgccttgacatggggctcaaacctacgaacctcgacatcatgacctgagccgaaaacacgagtcagatgtttaaccgactgagccacccaggtgccccagtaaacacttttttaaatgatagcTATCATTCTTCATGAAGTACCCAGCACTATGCCAAGCACACAGCAGACCTTCACGAAACGGTGGTTAATGTCATCCCTTTCCTTCTGTTGCTGTTGTCAGCCCTGGGCTGACCTGACCCTTAAGTAGGCCCGTGTTTCATGCCACCATACCACCCTAGGCACCTTAACACTGTATCACATtgaatatagttaatatacatATCCCTCATTCAACATCGTTCTTGCAGAAATGTATctgaaatgatatttaaaactttatttttgaaatcgACCACAAATAATTTGTAACTGGCACCACTCCTTCTGCCATTGCTGTACCTGGGAATGCCTATAAGATGAGAAAATCTAACCTAAGATTGTTTTGCAATCTGATCAACTTTTTGTCAAAAAAGTTGCCAAAATTGCCAAAGCTGCCaaatttcaaaatagatgaaGTCGGCTTTGTTCCTGTGGTAGCAGGTAAGTACACATTTTAAATCTGAGATTTTGCAGTGGACGCTTTCCATACTCCGTATAGTTTTCTTCCCAGTCTGGAACGCGTAGGCCCTTGGAAACCTCCCAGACCCTGGGCACTGAGCCTCTAGCACTTAGTGGACATAAGGGCCCTGAGACTGTGGCAGTTGGAAAGACTTGTGACGAATGACTAGGATCAAACACACAAAGGAAGCCCTTCCCCAGGCTTCCTTGAGTGGGGCTGGCCAGCTGCAGGGTCAGCACCTACCTGAGGGAAAGCATGTTTGCAACTTAATTGGATTCAGGGCTTGAAAAGTCTGTGGTCAGCCATCTCTGTCAGCacgaaatgttttatttttttaattttttttttacatttatttacttttgagagacagaatcagagcacaaatgggggaggggcagagagagatgcagaatgtgaagcaggctccaggctctgagctgtcagcacagagcccgtcttatctcacgaaccatgagatcaggaggaagcttaactgactgagccccctggggcGTCCCTGTCAGCACAAAATGTTAATGCCAGCACTTGGCCCCTGCTGCCATCCCCATCCAGGACGCTTGAGTCTGCGACTGTTGATGAATAACCACTTGGTGATCCTCCCATCCCAATGAGAGAGGCTCAGCTGAGGGCCTGCAAAAGAGAAATGACTTCCTGGAtaaataactatataactatatataactatataactatatatatatatagttatatatatatatttgctccCTGGGGCCCAAGTCAACTGTTTGCTGGATAATGTTCTCCTGGGCACAAAAATCAATGTTTTGTTAGCTTTGTGGGGAGAAGCGCCTGAAGGGATCCCAGCTGTGGAAAAGGCAACCAGGCTCCACCTGGGAGGCGGAGGGACAGATGTCTCAGAAGTTTCGCCTCTGGCAATGCAGATCCTAGCAGTCTTGGAGATTTTTGCAACTTTGAGGAACATTTTATCTCAAAGGCAGTGAAGTCACACAAATCCCAGAGCTTGAGATGCTGGGTGAGAGCCAACACAGTAACATGGACTTGAGAAGCCCAGAGCAAGCGCCCCACTGCAGTCATTTGCTTGGTCCCTTGACAACTGTTGCACTATCCCCTTACTGTCAGTATTATAATTTACTGAATATATATGTACTCATTTAGCTCCaatagttctttttgttttttttaatgtttatttattttggggagaaagcaCGCGTGCgcgagagccggggaggggcagggagtggggggtgtaggatctgaagctggctctgcgctgacagcagagaccctgactCTGGTGGagctcaagaaccaggagatcatgacccaaaccaaagtcagatgctcaacttgaaagagcagacctaggccggCCGACTAGCGACTATGTCCCTGACATGGCCGCAGAAAGAGGTTcccgctcaaacctcagaccacgcctcctccccttgagtaacttatgttttctaagaaagcGGCTACTGACTGATGCATTCTTCCGAAGTCTAAAGTGGGAGGAAGGGAGTATGAGAGGCGTGGAAAGTGTGAGTAGAAGAGGGAGGGCTTCTCTCAGgtaggggccagaggcaggagccctcaaccctgtccaggcttagaatgacctgggagcattttacccctccccaaaccaattaatcagagtctctggggatggtgtttggtgctaggtatttatatagcacagcaaggctgacagccaatggttaataggtgaccagtgagaaatgttctgtatacactgaggccaaacatgttagagatcctcagacacagtggttcttaaacttcaggtgcatcagaatctcctggaagagTTGTTCACAGATTgttgagccccacccccagagtttctgattcagtaggtctgtgaccaccaggcccaacatttgcatttttaacaagttccaggtgaagctgataattgctgatctgggaccacACCTTGGCAGCCATTGTTctatccttccccagccaatcggctaaggccatgatccctataaaacctttgtgcttttgaaacccgctctctctctggtatctcaccgctgcctctgttcaggtaggggattgagcttgagctagctcgaataaaggctctttgctttttcACCAGGgacttggctccctggtggtctttggggatcacgaattctggacataacaaactgagccacccgagcgcccTTCAGATAATTCTTTTTCAATGAAATTGTGCAACACCTTACTTCAAGGAATACTGGTGTCACTtaataaatacaagtaaaaataagtttaatgagaggcgcctgggtggctcagtcggttgagagtccaacttaagctcaggtcactatctcccagttcgtgagttggagccccacatcgggctctgtgctgacagctcagcctggagcctgctttggattctgtgtcttcctccctctctgcccttcccccactcacactctctctctttctctctttctctcccaaaaataaacataaaaaaacatttttttagtaaataaaaaataagcttaatGAATGTCATctaatttttagggtttttttaaagcaccgttgatttttttttttaattataatttttttaagtaatctctacacccaacatggggcctgaactcattaccctgagttcaagagtcctatgttctacccactgagccagccaggtgccccaacgtcatccaatttttttaaattctaccatGATATTGTTTTCAGTTGAAGACTCAGCCTGAAGTCTGTGGTCTCTgttggaaaaggagagaaacaatTTATTTACCTCCCTGCTCTAATATGAGACTTCCTCCTAAATTTTTATCACAGGGATCATAAAAGAACTATTGAAGGCAATGTTCATGCACCACCTAAGACTACAAACAGAGACACACTCACTGTGCTCTGCCTCCATGGGAaccattttctccttcccttttcagCCTGCCATCACACCAAAGGGGTGGGTTGAAAGTCAGAAAGCTCCtggccctggctctgccattcaCTCGGCCTTGGGAAGGGCACTTGCTGTTTCACAAACTCCAGCTCCTTCATTGGTACAAGAAGGAGTTGATCGAGGTATTTCTAAGGACTCTTCGAGCTCTAACCCTCTATCATCCCAAGACTCTCTCCAACAGGGCAAATTTCTGCCACAAAAGAACCCCACTCACCATGTTGCTTGGCCAGCTGGAACAGTGATTCTCTTACTGGAAGTGACTGTTTTTCTAGCTTCTGTAAGAATAGAAAGGCATTAGCCTCACTCCCCAGCCTTAATGCTGACTCTTTCAGGAACTCCTGAGCTAACCTGGGAGAGTGGGGTGTGGACCCTTACTTAGCccatttttcttccaagattggTTTCCCTGTGGTCTGATGTTTCAGAGTTTCAAAGAAGAAACATGGGCACATGGAAGGAATAGGGGCATTGGAAACTGAGAAGCGTTGATTAAAATCTTATGTCTGACACTCTTTAGTTGTGTGATGATGGGCGATTTTCTCAACTTTtctcagacatttaaaaaagtaatcataCTCGCCTCATAAAACTCTTAAGAGGGATGAACAATGTCAGTATTTATTGAGGGCATAAAAAGGCACATTATCTGCGGAGACTGAACAATAAAATTCCAGTGGTGTTCTTAAATGTCTGCCGTAGAAGGTCTGCAATACTTGCCCTGGGGTATGAAATTCTTGGAAAGGCTAGCGGGGCTGTCCCCAtggtgtcctcctcctcctcctcctccatgccATTACTCCCCTAAGAGAGAGGGCAGCAGCCAGAGGGGGATCATGCCCTCTGGGCTGCTCCTGGGGCTGTGGCCAGTTGAGGTCCCAGTCAGTGCCAAGCCCAGCGACATGACTGCAGCTCGGTGGTTTGAAACTCAGCACGTGCAGCAGGGGTGCAACACCGCAATGGGCAACATCGACAAGTACACAAAACACTGCAAAGACCTCAACACTTTCCTGCATGAAGCCTCTCCGGTGTGGCCGCTGATGACGTTTTGGGGTGACGGGGGTttgtggggtccagagccaacagccaagaaagaattcttgaagacttCTTCggtgcaaaaggtgattttattaaagcacggggacaggacccatgggcaggaattGCTGCACTGGGGGTCCTGATGGTAACTCATTATATATGttcaggttgggaggggagtCAGGGATAGACCtgaggaatttggaagcaaggtttccaggacctcaAGGGACTAGCTATTGCtagggaaatgccatttattaccgtttagtaaaacctcagtcatgaggcCCTTTATGTACATCGGTATGATATATCGATGTATAATGGGGGGGGagcataagcttggagtatgattgccagcatatatcttgggacagttgagataaaggaagtagacttcaAGGATCCtcaaggttgggataatgttaagctaaggttctcttttgccccagcaaagtgtcatccttgaggcagctgagctcctagagggaggtcattctgctggtttcaaggacttgtcagtgggctgtaggcagtaagggaatttagtTTTCcacttgccttagtttcccacatcaccctggcaagcacttaaacccctttccttttttcttgttccttgtccaaggaatatcacacagatcccacctggggAGGGGATTGGGTGTTAGCTTGTGCTTTggcccctctgcctgcctcctgctccctcaTCGGCCGCCACCTGTCAGACCCCCACTGTAGCCTGCAAGAAGGGCTGTGAAAACTGCCACCTGAGCCAAGGGCCTGTGTCCTTAACTACATGTGAGCTCACCTCAGGGAAGTACCCAGACTGCTGTACAGAGAGAAGCAACTGGCCACTCCTTGCGTCATGGCCCGTGTCTCTCCATAACAGGAGGATGGCCTGGTTCCAGCTGGTGTCGACTGGTCACTGTGCACTTCAATAATATTGTCTATAGCCagtgtccacccccccccccaaggccccACCCTAAGCTCTGCAGACTCTGGACATTGCTGCTACATTTCCACCCTCCAGTTCTTTACTAATCCTTACCCTCTTTGTAAATTCCACTTCCCTCCCACACACCCAACTTCACGCACACTTAATTGCATAGGGCATTTTATGGATGCTCCCAATGATGCAGAAAGAGGAGTCATTGTCTTTGGCCCTTCACTGCTGTTTATCTTGCTTCCTGTGTGTGATACCGTGTGGCCCTTCAGGGGTCAAGCACTGAGGACCTCAGTAAAGATGGATCCAGGTTTTGTGGGGCCCAGGGCATACATAATGTTGAAGAcccttttaaagaaaaggaatataaaattacaaatgctaACCAAGTTCAGGCCTTGGAAGGGCTGTGTTTGGACAGTTCAGAGGGACCAAGGCAGGGGAGATTATCCaaggaaaaaaagcaggagaATTTTCACTGGGTTCCCTGTACTGGACAAAGGTGCCTGGTTTTGCTGCAATTAGAGATTCGGGTCTTCCTCACGAGTGTGTTACTATCCCAGGAGAGTACTGAGGTTTGGAAACCCTTTCTTATCTTTCAGGCATCAGCTGTACCTGTTCTGcaggcaggagagagggcagCATCCTGAGTAGCCTCTGACTGGGACGTCCAGCAGGGTCTGTCTCCCACCCACCTGAGACCTGCCTAGGGGTCCCATCTCGCGTAAAGGAGACGGAGGGGAGGAAGAGCAGGTGATGCCCCCAGATGCCAGTCAGGTCTGAGGTCTGACCCCCTTGTTCGTCCTCATGGATCACCGATAAGACCCAGAGCAGGAACCTCAGATTTCTGAAGTGAGTCTCTCTCCCTTGGGAATTTCAGAATCAGGACCTTCTGAGAATCTTGATCTGGTCCTAATTAGTGTTTCTCTAACCGTGATGAAGGAGCAGTTTTGTATGCAATCTGCCAGACCCAtgcttttgtaaaatacaataaggtgaattactagaaaaatgaaatagaacataCACATATAGAAAacagcatctgactcctgacttccgctcagatcatgatctcacagtttgagccctgcctcgggttcCTCACTGAGAGCAAAacgcctgcctgggattctctctctccctctatctctgcctctcccccgctctctccctccctcaaaataactaaacttaaaaaaaaagaaaacacaagaccAAATTTCTTATTATTAGATTCAATTAACATAAAATCACTCTTGAATTGGCATAAGAGTTTCTGGATGCTTCCTCTTCTATACTTTTCCTGTTTTCAAGAGAAAAACACAcattatacacacatgtacacataaatACTAATATAAGACATACACatccatacacatatacatacacagggACACATtcacacatgtgcacgtgtgtggacaacatacacaaacacatcGACACACGTGAACACTCAACAGAGAACcaacctctccttccctccttccctctaccAACTCTGCTTCCTTCTCACATTTTGAAAGAGACTTGCCTCCACAGATTATGGCTCAGAACAAGCAAAGGATGTTTGGAGAAACATGAAGtggcagagaaagcagagaatcCAACAATTCTGactcccagcccccctccctgctttctagAAAGATTTAAGTCAGAGCTCCCTGTGACCTACCACACCACGCTAGCCCACCCCAAATATGGCCTTGCCATACTGTACCCTGCCCATCACCATCGCTATCTGGCCACTCCTGTGCTCTTGACCAAGGAAGACATACTGGAAGTGAGAGAAAAACATTCTCCTACCCATCTGGCATCTCCCCAGTGTCGTGGGCAGGCTCTACTTCCTCTGTCTGCACCTTAAATGATGGTGTTTTTCAGGGTCCTATTCTtagctctcttttcttctcacaaCAGCACTCTCTTGAGTAACTTGATGCACATCCAGGGCTTCAATTGCCACTTACCTGTTCCCAAAATCTTACCTCTCTCCCTGATCTCCCAAGTTCCAGACATGTAAAGCCATCTAGCTGCAGTTACTAGCCTCCTCAATGCCCTGTATGTATCTTAAGAAAAAcactcagggggtg
Proteins encoded:
- the LOC122468067 gene encoding ribonuclease 8-like; this encodes MPSGLLLGLWPVEVPVSAKPSDMTAARWFETQHVQQGCNTAMGNIDKYTKHCKDLNTFLHEASPVWPLMTFWGDGGLWGPEPTAKKEFLKTSSVQKVILLKHGDRTHGQELLHWGKTSVMRPFMYIACKKGCENCHLSQGPVSLTTCELTSGKYPDCCISCTCSAGRREGSILSSL